A region from the Dethiobacter alkaliphilus AHT 1 genome encodes:
- a CDS encoding MarR family winged helix-turn-helix transcriptional regulator, which translates to MTEQQYEAFTKAFQEIFPKLMHYLEAEEMRELTGLGITPGQINALLILYIQDDLTMGALSQEIYLAESAATRLVDRLVKLNLVKRKGDEKDRRVVRVYLTSYGRQLASLVFERRNRRFGNLAERLTETERDNLITSVKAVLRVFEEMEAEAAAKIQAKGEKTVKEKKE; encoded by the coding sequence TTGACTGAGCAGCAATACGAAGCGTTCACGAAAGCGTTTCAGGAAATTTTTCCGAAACTGATGCATTATCTGGAAGCTGAAGAAATGCGGGAACTGACGGGCCTGGGCATTACACCGGGACAGATTAACGCCCTGCTGATCCTCTACATCCAGGATGATCTCACCATGGGCGCCCTGAGCCAGGAAATCTACCTGGCAGAAAGCGCCGCCACCCGCCTGGTGGACCGGTTGGTAAAACTCAACCTGGTGAAACGCAAAGGGGACGAAAAGGACCGCCGTGTGGTCCGGGTCTATCTCACATCCTACGGGCGCCAGTTGGCCAGCCTGGTCTTTGAACGGCGAAACCGCCGTTTCGGCAATCTGGCTGAGAGGCTGACAGAAACGGAACGGGATAATCTAATCACTTCGGTAAAAGCGGTACTGCGCGTCTTTGAAGAGATGGAAGCAGAAGCGGCAGCAAAAATACAGGCCAAAGGCGAAAAAACAGTAAAAGAAAAGAAAGAATAA